The Planococcus liqunii genome includes a region encoding these proteins:
- the tgt gene encoding tRNA guanosine(34) transglycosylase Tgt gives MTEAVWYEHIKTCKQTGARLGIVHTPHGSFETPAFMPVGTQATVKTMSPEELKAMDAGIILSNTYHLWLRPGNDVIREAGGLHKFMNWDRPILTDSGGFQVFSLSEFRNIKEEGVHFRNHMNGDKLFLSPEKAMEIQNDLGSDIMMAFDECPPYPASHEYMKSSVERTSRWAERCMEAHARKKDQGLFGIIQGGEYEDLRKQSAQDLVSLDFPGYAIGGLSVGEPKDVMNRALEFTTPLLPADKPRYLMGVGSPDSLIDGAIRGVDMFDCVLPTRIARNGTLMTSTGRLNIKNAAFKRDFTPIDEKCDCYTCTNYTRAYVHHLIRADETFGIRLTSYHNLQFLLNLMKQVRQAIREDRLGDFREEFFEAYGFNKPNAKNF, from the coding sequence ATGACTGAAGCAGTATGGTATGAACATATTAAAACTTGCAAACAGACCGGAGCGCGTTTAGGGATTGTCCACACGCCGCACGGTTCATTTGAAACGCCGGCGTTTATGCCGGTTGGCACGCAGGCAACCGTGAAAACGATGTCGCCTGAAGAATTGAAAGCGATGGATGCCGGCATTATTTTGAGCAACACGTATCATTTGTGGCTGCGCCCCGGCAATGATGTTATCCGCGAAGCAGGCGGCCTGCACAAATTCATGAACTGGGACCGTCCGATTTTGACCGATTCCGGCGGCTTCCAGGTGTTCTCTTTGAGCGAATTCCGCAACATCAAAGAAGAAGGCGTCCATTTCCGCAACCACATGAACGGCGACAAATTGTTCTTGAGCCCGGAAAAAGCGATGGAAATCCAGAACGACCTTGGATCCGACATCATGATGGCATTTGATGAATGCCCGCCTTATCCGGCTTCCCACGAATACATGAAATCAAGCGTCGAGCGGACATCTCGCTGGGCCGAGCGCTGCATGGAAGCACATGCCCGCAAAAAAGACCAAGGCTTGTTCGGCATCATCCAGGGCGGCGAATACGAAGACCTGCGCAAACAAAGCGCACAGGATCTTGTATCGCTTGATTTCCCGGGATACGCAATCGGCGGCTTGTCCGTCGGCGAACCGAAAGACGTCATGAACCGCGCACTTGAGTTCACGACGCCGTTGCTGCCGGCAGACAAACCGCGTTATTTGATGGGCGTCGGTTCTCCGGATTCACTGATCGACGGAGCAATCCGCGGCGTGGATATGTTTGACTGTGTCTTGCCGACCCGCATTGCGCGCAACGGCACACTGATGACAAGCACAGGGCGCCTGAACATCAAAAACGCGGCATTCAAGCGCGATTTCACGCCAATCGATGAAAAATGCGACTGCTATACATGCACAAACTACACGCGGGCGTACGTCCATCACTTGATTCGTGCAGATGAAACCTTCGGAATCAGACTTACTAGTTATCATAACCTGCAATTTCTGTTAAACTTAATGAAACAGGTACGCCAAGCGATTCGTGAGGACCGCCTGGGAGATTTCCGCGAAGAATTTTTTGAAGCTTATGGTTTCAATAAGCCAAACGCTAAAAATTTCTAA
- the yajC gene encoding preprotein translocase subunit YajC → MDTLVALSPLILMFLLMWFFIIRPAQKRQKATANMQSELRRGDRVVTIGGLHGQVDAVDDTTVYLTVSDGTRLQFERQAIARVVDSAKTTV, encoded by the coding sequence ATGGATACTTTGGTAGCATTATCACCGTTAATCTTGATGTTCTTGTTAATGTGGTTTTTCATTATCCGTCCTGCACAAAAGCGTCAAAAAGCGACAGCTAACATGCAATCGGAATTGCGCCGCGGTGACCGTGTCGTAACAATCGGAGGCCTTCACGGCCAAGTAGACGCTGTGGATGACACAACGGTTTACCTGACTGTTTCAGACGGAACACGTTTGCAATTCGAGCGCCAGGCAATCGCCCGCGTCGTCGATTCAGCAAAAACAACTGTCTAA
- a CDS encoding post-transcriptional regulator encodes MLDFTDQYDMVLPALESKIAEFHYMQYDTVTPESLWQFCLKKKWKKKNIEDMRLHEMVNDIMGTTASEFVAYHQVEGLKGASFFAEGNLAELEQLLRPVSKKPDSN; translated from the coding sequence ATGTTAGATTTTACCGATCAATATGACATGGTGCTGCCTGCATTGGAAAGCAAAATTGCTGAATTCCATTACATGCAATACGACACCGTTACACCGGAGTCATTGTGGCAATTCTGTTTAAAGAAAAAGTGGAAGAAGAAAAATATCGAGGACATGCGGCTTCATGAAATGGTCAACGATATTATGGGAACGACCGCTTCGGAATTTGTCGCTTATCACCAGGTGGAAGGGTTAAAAGGGGCCAGCTTTTTTGCTGAAGGAAATCTGGCGGAGCTCGAGCAGCTCTTGCGGCCGGTTTCAAAAAAGCCTGATTCGAATTGA
- the secDF gene encoding protein translocase subunit SecDF has product MKARGRLIAFFLIIVALIGIMAPTSLPIAKDIRLGLDLQGGFEVLYEVKPLEGGEQKITPAVLADTSEALASRIDVLGVSEPVIQIEGDNRIRVQLAGVEDQASARELLSTEANLTFRNAEDEVMLDGSDLKQGGAAGTFDQNGAPVVTLELNDPGKFAEITSEISQLPPPSNVLVIWLDFEEGVDSYAEELTKPDPKFVSAPRVSQRINSQSVEISGAFTVEETQNLAGILNAGALPVSLEEIYSTSVGAQFGAEALDQTILAATIGIGLVLLFMLIYYRLPGLIAAITLAVFVYLILLTFEWIGGVLTLPGIASIVLGVGMAVDANIITYERIREELRIGRSVKDSFKAGAASSFSAILDANVTTLIAAVVLFIFGTSSVKGFATLLIISILVSFLTAIWGSRILLGLLVNSGILDGKVGLFGLRKSLVHKPEENLEILDLSTRFDRYDFAKHRNKFFIASIALIVAGMVVIGVFRLNLGIDFSSGTRVEITADSAVTKEQVESFLSENGYPTEDVVISGDNSNIGVTRYVEEFSQEEINTLKAAAMEEFNHEPNISTVSPTVGQELAKNAVYALAIASIGIILYVAVRFEWRMGVASIVALLHDAFFIVAVFSLLRLEVDITFIAAVLTIVGYSINDTIVTFDRIRENLKRMKKIDSVEQLELIVNKSLRQTLGRSVNTVLTVVLVVIALLIWGAPSITNFSLALLIGLVAGTYSSIFIAAQLWLVLKKRELIKKGPIDIEKLEEKNKWGSDEPVV; this is encoded by the coding sequence ATGAAAGCAAGAGGTCGTTTAATCGCCTTTTTCCTAATCATCGTCGCCTTGATAGGAATTATGGCTCCCACGAGTTTACCCATTGCAAAAGACATCAGATTGGGATTGGATCTGCAAGGCGGATTCGAAGTTCTCTACGAAGTAAAACCGCTTGAAGGCGGAGAGCAGAAGATTACGCCGGCAGTATTGGCGGATACTTCGGAAGCACTGGCCAGCCGGATTGACGTGCTCGGCGTCAGTGAACCGGTCATCCAAATTGAAGGGGATAACCGCATCCGCGTCCAATTGGCCGGTGTGGAAGACCAGGCTTCAGCCCGTGAATTGTTGTCTACCGAAGCCAACTTGACGTTCCGCAATGCGGAAGATGAAGTAATGCTCGACGGCAGTGATTTGAAGCAAGGCGGAGCGGCAGGGACATTTGACCAAAATGGCGCACCTGTTGTAACCCTTGAATTGAACGATCCAGGCAAATTCGCTGAAATCACGAGCGAAATTTCACAATTGCCGCCGCCAAGCAATGTCTTGGTTATTTGGCTCGATTTTGAAGAAGGCGTGGATTCATACGCTGAAGAACTCACGAAACCGGATCCGAAATTCGTTTCTGCACCGCGTGTTTCCCAGCGCATCAATTCGCAATCGGTTGAAATTTCCGGTGCCTTCACTGTAGAAGAAACACAGAACCTGGCGGGGATTTTGAACGCCGGTGCATTGCCGGTCAGCCTGGAAGAAATCTACTCGACTTCTGTCGGCGCCCAGTTTGGTGCAGAGGCTCTTGACCAGACGATATTGGCAGCTACAATCGGTATCGGCCTTGTATTGTTGTTCATGCTCATTTATTACCGTTTGCCAGGATTGATTGCGGCGATTACGCTGGCTGTGTTCGTGTACTTGATCTTGCTGACGTTTGAATGGATTGGCGGCGTATTGACGCTGCCGGGTATTGCGTCCATCGTCCTCGGGGTCGGTATGGCAGTCGATGCCAACATCATCACTTATGAGCGGATCCGCGAAGAATTGAGGATCGGCCGGAGCGTCAAAGATTCATTCAAGGCGGGGGCAGCCAGTTCGTTCTCAGCGATTTTGGATGCCAACGTCACCACTTTGATCGCTGCAGTTGTGTTGTTCATTTTCGGGACAAGCTCCGTCAAAGGGTTTGCGACACTTTTGATCATCTCGATTCTTGTGTCATTCCTGACTGCGATCTGGGGTTCGCGCATCTTGCTCGGACTTTTGGTCAACAGCGGCATTCTCGACGGCAAAGTCGGCTTGTTCGGACTCCGGAAATCGCTTGTCCATAAGCCGGAAGAAAACCTGGAAATTCTCGACCTCTCTACTCGCTTTGACCGCTACGACTTTGCCAAGCATCGCAATAAATTCTTTATTGCATCGATTGCCTTGATTGTAGCCGGTATGGTTGTTATCGGCGTTTTCCGTCTGAATCTTGGCATTGACTTCTCGAGCGGTACGCGCGTAGAAATCACTGCAGATTCAGCGGTCACGAAAGAACAAGTAGAATCTTTCCTGAGCGAAAATGGCTATCCAACTGAAGACGTGGTTATTTCTGGCGACAACTCTAATATCGGCGTGACGCGCTATGTAGAAGAGTTCAGCCAGGAAGAAATCAATACCTTGAAAGCTGCGGCAATGGAAGAGTTCAATCACGAACCGAACATCTCCACTGTATCGCCGACAGTCGGACAGGAATTGGCGAAAAACGCTGTGTATGCTTTGGCGATTGCGTCAATTGGGATCATCCTCTACGTGGCTGTCCGCTTTGAGTGGCGCATGGGTGTCGCTTCCATTGTGGCCTTGCTGCATGACGCATTCTTTATCGTCGCTGTCTTTAGCTTGCTGCGCCTGGAAGTGGATATCACCTTTATCGCTGCGGTGCTGACGATAGTCGGTTATTCGATCAACGATACCATCGTTACGTTTGACCGGATCCGCGAAAACTTGAAACGGATGAAGAAAATTGATTCCGTGGAACAATTGGAATTGATTGTCAACAAATCGCTTCGCCAGACGCTTGGCCGTTCTGTCAATACCGTGTTGACGGTTGTGCTGGTTGTTATTGCCTTGCTGATATGGGGAGCGCCTTCCATCACTAACTTCTCACTTGCTTTATTGATCGGATTGGTTGCCGGTACGTATTCTTCGATTTTCATCGCGGCCCAGTTATGGCTCGTATTGAAAAAACGGGAATTGATCAAAAAAGGCCCAATCGATATTGAGAAGCTGGAAGAGAAAAACAAATGGGGTTCTGACGAGCCTGTCGTATAA
- a CDS encoding LapA family protein, producing MKFQALAIIGLILAVLLAVFAVANVENVPVNYLFGEAQWPLILVILVSALLGFLLSGTVAIIRMFTLQRKVKSLQKEIAVKESLIATQQNEIAEYQKADVHPEAMVVTDDRQTL from the coding sequence ATGAAATTTCAAGCGCTCGCCATCATTGGGCTTATACTTGCAGTGCTGCTCGCGGTTTTTGCTGTAGCCAATGTGGAAAATGTTCCAGTCAATTATTTATTTGGGGAAGCTCAATGGCCGCTAATTCTCGTTATTCTTGTTTCCGCTCTTTTAGGATTTTTGCTCAGCGGCACCGTGGCCATCATTCGCATGTTCACTTTGCAGCGGAAAGTCAAATCGCTTCAAAAAGAAATAGCGGTGAAAGAATCGCTGATTGCCACCCAGCAAAATGAAATCGCAGAATACCAGAAAGCCGATGTCCATCCTGAAGCGATGGTCGTCACCGATGACCGCCAAACGCTTTAA
- the recJ gene encoding single-stranded-DNA-specific exonuclease RecJ: MIESKKRWRLTTPDMERVQAIQTELSISSVLAKILVTRGITTAEEARNFMNMDAHGIHNPYLMKDMDIAVGRIRQAIEEQQKILVYGDYDADGVTSTTVMMTVLEDLGADVSFKIPNRFKHGYGPNEELFQEAHDEGVNLIITVDNGISGIDEVAFANSLGMEVIISDHHDIGETMPAALAIVHPRHPEGNYPFGELAGVGVAFKIAQALYEEVPDHLVELVAIGTIADLVPLHDENRILVKMGLEALRDTPRPAIDALSEVSGVKQREITEETIGFMFGPRINAIGRLQDADPAVQLFMTDDASEARSLAGGLDVLNKERQAIVKQISDEATAQVDARYPDGPPHVIVVAQEGWNPGVVGIVASKLVEKYYRPTIVLSLNPETDKAKGSARSIEGFHLYNELAANRDILPHFGGHPMAAGMTLDMEHVDALRDRLNKQAETSLTEEDLIPVVEIDIPVRLEEIDIETIESMRYLAPFGMGFAKPKFFLDEVKVASIRKIGAAQNHLKMELAQNAATIDAVGFGIGPLGDELTPDVKIDVIGDLQINEWNGRKKPQLMIEDIRTDEWQLFDIRGIRQVSRWSKLIPEKEQVFLAFKPETVAVFQTLLQQPIYTPETLEELAEPKFHLVLLDLPDTEEQLAEVLTHINPKRIYAHFYAKESQYFEQIPTREQFAWLFAFIKKRGSFDFKKHSDELAKHKGWTREALFFMLQVFFELGFVTLNNGLTEIAAATGKRDLSEAPIYKKRQQQIALEQKLLYASYKDLKEWFDAKVSAKEEELWI; encoded by the coding sequence ATGATAGAATCCAAAAAGCGATGGCGCTTGACCACTCCCGATATGGAGCGGGTGCAAGCGATTCAAACAGAATTATCCATTTCGTCCGTTTTGGCCAAAATATTAGTGACGCGGGGCATTACAACCGCTGAAGAAGCACGCAACTTCATGAACATGGACGCACACGGAATACATAACCCATATCTCATGAAAGATATGGACATTGCCGTCGGGCGCATCCGCCAAGCCATTGAAGAACAACAGAAAATTTTAGTGTACGGCGACTATGATGCCGATGGAGTTACGAGCACGACCGTCATGATGACAGTGCTCGAAGACCTCGGTGCTGATGTTTCTTTTAAGATCCCGAACCGATTTAAGCATGGCTACGGGCCGAATGAAGAATTATTCCAGGAAGCGCATGATGAAGGCGTGAACTTGATCATCACTGTCGATAACGGCATTTCCGGCATCGACGAAGTGGCGTTTGCCAATAGCCTTGGCATGGAAGTCATTATCAGCGACCATCACGACATCGGTGAAACGATGCCGGCTGCACTGGCGATTGTCCACCCGCGCCATCCCGAAGGCAATTACCCGTTCGGTGAACTGGCAGGTGTCGGTGTGGCGTTCAAAATTGCCCAGGCGTTGTATGAAGAAGTGCCGGACCACCTGGTGGAATTGGTGGCAATCGGTACCATTGCCGATTTGGTGCCGTTGCACGATGAAAACCGCATTCTCGTGAAAATGGGCTTGGAAGCGCTGCGGGACACGCCGCGTCCGGCTATCGACGCTTTATCAGAAGTGTCCGGCGTGAAGCAGCGCGAAATTACGGAAGAAACGATCGGCTTTATGTTCGGTCCGCGCATCAACGCGATTGGCCGCCTTCAGGATGCCGATCCGGCGGTGCAATTGTTTATGACCGATGATGCTTCGGAAGCCCGCAGCCTTGCTGGAGGGCTTGATGTTTTGAACAAAGAGCGCCAGGCCATCGTCAAGCAGATTTCAGATGAAGCGACCGCTCAGGTGGATGCCCGTTATCCGGATGGCCCCCCGCATGTCATTGTGGTGGCGCAGGAAGGCTGGAACCCAGGCGTAGTCGGGATTGTGGCTTCAAAGCTGGTGGAGAAATATTACCGCCCGACGATTGTATTGTCCCTGAATCCGGAAACCGACAAAGCTAAAGGCTCCGCCCGAAGCATTGAAGGCTTCCATTTGTACAATGAACTGGCAGCGAACCGCGACATCCTGCCGCATTTCGGCGGACATCCGATGGCGGCCGGCATGACACTCGATATGGAACATGTTGATGCGCTGCGCGACCGTTTGAACAAGCAGGCGGAAACGAGTTTGACCGAAGAAGATTTGATTCCCGTTGTGGAAATTGATATTCCCGTCCGCTTGGAAGAAATCGATATCGAAACGATTGAATCGATGCGCTATTTGGCGCCGTTTGGCATGGGATTTGCCAAGCCGAAGTTTTTCCTGGATGAAGTGAAAGTGGCATCCATCCGGAAAATCGGCGCAGCTCAAAATCATTTAAAAATGGAGCTGGCCCAAAACGCGGCGACAATTGATGCGGTCGGTTTCGGCATTGGCCCTCTCGGCGATGAACTGACGCCGGATGTGAAAATTGATGTCATCGGCGACCTTCAAATCAACGAATGGAACGGCCGCAAAAAGCCGCAGCTGATGATCGAAGATATCCGGACCGATGAATGGCAATTATTCGACATCCGCGGCATCCGGCAAGTGTCGCGCTGGTCGAAGCTGATTCCGGAAAAAGAGCAGGTCTTCCTGGCGTTTAAGCCGGAAACCGTTGCCGTGTTCCAGACGCTTTTGCAGCAGCCGATCTATACGCCAGAGACGCTGGAAGAGCTCGCTGAACCAAAATTCCATCTGGTGCTCCTGGATTTGCCGGACACCGAAGAGCAATTAGCCGAAGTTTTGACACATATTAATCCGAAGCGGATCTATGCCCATTTTTACGCAAAAGAATCGCAGTATTTCGAGCAGATCCCAACTCGGGAGCAGTTTGCGTGGCTGTTTGCGTTCATAAAAAAACGCGGGTCGTTCGATTTCAAAAAGCATAGCGATGAGCTAGCGAAGCACAAAGGCTGGACGCGGGAAGCATTATTTTTCATGCTTCAGGTGTTTTTTGAACTCGGTTTTGTTACACTTAACAATGGACTTACAGAGATTGCAGCAGCTACAGGCAAGCGGGATTTGTCGGAAGCGCCGATTTACAAGAAGCGCCAGCAGCAAATTGCGTTGGAACAAAAGCTTTTGTATGCATCTTATAAGGATTTAAAAGAGTGGTTTGATGCGAAAGTGTCTGCCAAGGAGGAAGAATTATGGATTTAA
- a CDS encoding adenine phosphoribosyltransferase: MDLKQYVTIVEDWPKPGISFKDISTIMDNGEVYKYATDQIVEYAKTVNAELIVGPEARGFIIGCPVAYALGIGFAPVRKEGKLPREVIRAEYGLEYGKDVLTMHKDAIRPGQRVLITDDLLATGGTIGATINLVEQLGGIVVGCAFLIELTYLDGRKNLDGYDVMTLMQY; encoded by the coding sequence ATGGATTTAAAGCAGTACGTAACAATTGTTGAAGACTGGCCAAAACCAGGGATTAGTTTCAAAGACATTTCGACAATTATGGACAACGGAGAAGTATACAAATACGCTACCGACCAGATTGTGGAATACGCGAAAACAGTGAATGCAGAACTCATCGTCGGCCCTGAAGCCCGCGGTTTTATCATTGGCTGCCCGGTTGCGTATGCACTGGGAATCGGCTTTGCACCTGTCCGCAAAGAAGGAAAATTGCCGCGTGAAGTGATTCGCGCTGAATATGGCTTGGAATACGGCAAAGACGTGTTGACGATGCACAAAGATGCCATCAGACCGGGTCAACGTGTATTGATTACGGATGATTTGCTGGCAACTGGCGGAACAATCGGTGCAACCATCAATTTGGTGGAGCAGCTGGGCGGCATCGTTGTCGGCTGTGCATTCCTGATTGAACTGACGTACTTGGACGGCCGCAAGAACCTTGACGGCTATGACGTAATGACTTTAATGCAGTATTAA